ACGTACGCCTTGGCCATGGGGAACTCGCCGGTGAGGGCCTGGGCGTGCGAGGCGCCCATCTCGTGGTGCGGGAAGGCGAGGTCGGAGCCGCCGCCCTGGATGTCGAAGCCCATGCCGAGGTGGTCGAGGGCGATGGCCACACACTCGATGTGCCAGCCGGGCCGTCCCCGCCCGAGCGATCCGCCGTCCCAGCTGGGCTCGCCCTCGCGGGCGGCCATCCAGAGCATCGGGTCGAGCGGGTTCTTCTTGCCCGGCCGGTCCGGGTCGCCGCCGCGCTCGGCGGACAGCAGCCGCATCGCCGCGGCGTCGAGATTGGAGACCTTGCCGAAGTGCGGGTCGGACTCGACGGAGAAGTAGACGTCCCCCTCCAGTTCGTAGGCCGCGCCGGCGTCCCGGAGCCGCTCGACCAGCGGGACGATCCCGGGTATGGCCTCGACGGCGCCTATGTACTGCCGCGGCGGCAGCATCCGCAGGGCCGTCATGTCCTCACGGAAGAGGGCCGTCTCCTTCTCGGCGAGCGCGACCCAGTCGACGCCGTCACGCTGCGCCCGCTCCAGGAGCGGATCGTCGACGTCGGTGACGTTCTGGACGTAGTGAACCTGCCGCTTGGTGTCGAGCCACACGCGCTGCACGAGGTCGAACGCGTTGTAGGTCGCCGCGTGTCCCAGGTGTGTGGCGTCGTACGGGGTGATGCCACAGACGTAGATACGGGCGACGGGACCGGGGTCGAGGGTGACGAGGCCGCCGGTCGCGGTGTCGTGGATCCTCAGGTCGCGGCCCTGACCAGGCAGGGCGGGGACCTCGGAAGCGGGCCAGGCATGCATGCCATGAGCCTAACCGGACTGAAGTTCCATATACGAATGGGAGCGGGCCACACGGCCGAGAAGGCGCTCTTGCGGTGTTCCCACTGGCTGTGCTGCTACACGGGTGGCCAGGGAATCGCAGGCCATTCCCCGCTCGGCTCCGGGTGGGTCCCCGAGGCGAGCAGGGTGCCGACCCGCGCGCGGGTTGCGTCGATCTCGGCTCCGGTGATCAGCGGTTCGAGCCGCACGGCGAGCGGGCCGCCCTCGGCCAGGCCCTTCCTGAGGCCTTCGAGGACCTCGACGGCCTCCTCGGTGAGGGCCGCCCCCGCCCAGCCCCACAGCAGGGTCCGCAGCTTGTTCTCGGCGTTGAAGGTGACCCCGTGGTCGATGCCGTAGAGCCGTCCGTCACCGGTGGGCAGCAGGTGGCCGCCCTTGCGGTCGGCGTTGTTGATGACCGCGTCGAGGACCGCGAGCCGCCGCAGCCTTTCGTCGTCGGCGTGCACGAGCAGCGCGGTGCGTCCCTCGCCGACCTCGGCGAAGCCGATCGCCTTCCAGCCCGGCTCGGGCTCCTCGCCGTCGACCAGGGCGAGCAGCTCCGCCCCGGGCGTCACCTCGACCCACAGCTGGCACATGCCCTCGCCGTAGGGACCCTCGCGCAGCACGGTGGGCGGCACCAGGCCCCAGCCGGTGGCCTCGGAGACCTCGTACGCCGCGACCTCGCGCTGGGCCAGCGTCCCGTCGGGGAAGTCCCACAGGGGCCGCTCCCCCGCGACCGGCTTGTAGATGCAGGCCGCGTCCTCGCCGTCGTACGACACCGTGCAGTACAGGGCCGCGTTGGAGGCTTCACGGATGCGTCCGCGGACGGTCAAGTCGCCGCGGGCGAGCAGCCCGGCGGCGTCCGGTGGAGGCGTCACGCTCCGCGGCGGTATCCGTTCTGGCGCGGACATACGTGTCCTTCCGGGTCGAGCGGGAGGCTGCACAGCGGGCACGGCGGCCGCCCGGCGTTGACGACGTCGAGGGCGCGCTTGGCGAAGGCCCTGGCCTGCGTGCCGGTGAGCCGGACCCGCAGCATCGGCGGCCCGTTCTCCTCGTCCTGGAGCAGCCGCTCCTCGGCCTCGGCGAGGTCCTCCTCGGATTCCGCGTCGAGCTCCACGAGCGCCTGCGCCTCGACGATCATGAGCTGCTCGTCGCCGTCCCAGGCGAGCGCCATGGTGCCGACCCGGAACTCCTCCTCGATGGGGGTGTCCAGCGGGGCGGTGTCGGTGTCCGAGGGTGCGACGGCGGGGACGTGGGCGCTGCCGCCGCTACGGCGTACGACCTCGTCGAGCAGCTCGTCCATGCGTTCGGCGAGCGCTGCGACCTGCGTCTTCTCCAGCGCCACGCTGGTCACCCGGGAACCTGCGGTGGCCTGGAGGAAGAACGAACGGCGCCCGGGCAGTCCGACCGTACCGGCCACGAAACGCTCCGGATGGTCGTAGAGGAACACCTGACGGGACACGTCCTGTCTCCATTGAAATCGTGGGAACCGTGTGACCACGGCACTGCTGCGACCGCTTCACCCTACTGCGGCGAACGATCACGGTGCGCCCGCACCGCCCCCGACTTCGGCCTCGCCGCCCGGCGGTTCCTCGCGCGGCGCCAGGGACCTGAAGTCACCCGTGTCACCGAGGCGGACAAGAAACGGCCGCAGGCGTGTGTAGCGGATCGCGGTGATGGAACACGGTTCCACGGAAAGCCGCTGGAAGAGGTCCAAGTGAAGTCCGAGTGCGTCGGCGACGAGCGACTTGATGATGTCGCCGTGCGAGCACATGAGGTAGACGGCGTCGGCGCCGTGGTCGCGCTCCACGCGTGCGTTCCACTCGCGTACGGCCTCGGCGGCGCGCGACTGCATGGCCCGCATGGACTCCCCGCCGGGGAAGGCCGCCGCGGACGGATGGGCCTGCACCACCTCCATGAGGGGCTCGTCCTTGAGCTCGGCGAGCTTGCGTCCGGACCAGTCGCCGTAGTGGCACTCTCCGATGCGCTCGTCGGTGTGCGGGCTCAGGTCCGGCCGGGCCTCCAGCAGCGGCCGGAGCGTTTCCTGGCAGCGCTGGAGCGGGCTGGTGACGATTTCGGCGAGGGGCAGTTCGGCGAGCCGCCCGGGGAGCGCGGCGGCCTGGGCGGCGCCGCGCTCGTCGAGGGCGACGCCGGGTGTCCAGCCGGCGAGCAGTCCCTCGGTGTTGGCGGTGGAGCGTCCGTGCCTGACCAGGATGAGCGTGGGCATGCGCTCCAGCGTAGGCGCACGCACGTGTGTGGTGTCGTTCGAGTGACGGGAGACTCGCTTCGTGATCGTCGACTGTGCCATCTACCGCGACGGACAGCGGGCGGAAGGGCCCGAGGATCTCTCCGACGCCCTGGGTGAGGCCCGCGCGGAGGGCGGGTTCGTGTGGATCGGGCTGCACGAGCCGACGGAGGCCGAGTTCGACCATGTGTCCCGGGAGTTCGGGCTGCACCCGCTGGCCGTCGAGGACGCCCTCAAGGCCCACCAGCGGCCCAAGCTGGAGGTGTACGACGACTCGCTCTTCGTGGTGCTCAAGCCGGTGGAGTACGAGCAGCGGAGCGACACCGTCTCCTCCGGCGAGATCATGATCTTCCTGGGTGAAGGGTTCGTGGTGACCGTCCGGCACGGCGAGGGCGCCCCGCTCAAGGCCGTACGGGACCGGCTGGAGCAGGAGCCGGAGCTGCTCGGCAAGGGCCCGACGGCCGTGCTGTACGCGGTCGCCGACGCCACCGTCGACCACTACCTGGACGTGGCGACCGAGTTGCAGACCGACCTGGAGGGTCTGGAGGCGGAGGTCTTCTCGCCGGACGGCGGGGGCTCACGGAACACGGCGTCCCGGATCTACGACTTCAAGCGGCAGGTCCTGGAGTTCCGCCGGGCGACCGGGCCGCTGGCCCCGCCGATGAGCCGGCTGGCGGGCACGGCGTCGACCGGCGTGACCGTGCCGTTCGTGGACGACCGGGCCCGGCCGTTCTTCCGCGACGTCAGCGACCACCTGACGCGCGTGAACGAGTCCGTGGAGAACCTGGACCGGCTGGTGTCGGACATCCTCTCGGCGCATCTGGCGCAGATGAGCGTCCGGCAGAACGACGACATGCGGAAGATCTCCGCGTGGGCGGCCATGGCCGCGATCCCCACGATGCTCGCGGGGATCTACGGCATGAACTTCGAGCACATGCCCGAGCTGCGCTGGGTCTGGTCCTATCCGGCCCTGATCGCCCTGATGGCCGTCCTGGAGATCATGGTCTTCCGGATGTTCAAGCGCCGGGGCTGGTTGTAGCCGGGCCGGCTCAGGCGAACTCGGGCTCCGGGCTCGCGGGTCCGCCGAGGGCGTTGCGGCGCTCGGGCGTCGTCAGCGACACCATCCGGCGCCAGCCGCCCAGGCGTTCGTAGGCGTACACCGCGTGGATGCCCGCCGCGAGCACCGCCGACTTGGCCCTGGACCAGCCGAGGACGCGGCCCATGTGCGCCATGACGGCGAGGCTCACGTCGCGGTAGATGCGGATCTCGGCCAGCGCGCACTCGCGCAGGGTGCGCTGGATGACCCGGCCGTGGCCCGCGTAGGCGAAGCGCAGCAGTTCCTCGTGGCAGTAGGCGAGGTGGTTGTCCTCGTCGTTCGAGATCTGCTTGACCGCGCGGCCGATGTCGGGGTGGTCGGCGAAGTGCCTGCGGAGCAGGTCCATCTGCTCGGACGCGCGCTGCTCGGTGACCCTGCTGTGGGAGAGGTAGGTGACGATGTTCTGGACCGTGAGCCGCTCGTCGCGGTTCAGCTGCTCGTGCGCGAGGCCGATGCCGTTCTTCTCCAGGAGCATGGTGTAGTCGGTCTCCGGCGGGACCGGGACGGGGTCGAGGCCGCGCTTCTTCATCAGGGCGTTGAAGATCCGGCCGTGCTTGTCCTCGTCGGCGCCGTGCCGGCTGATCTTGGGGGCGAGGTCGCGCTCGGCCTCGGGCACGAGCGCGGCGATCCGGGCGTTCTCCCAGCCGCCCTGGGACTCGCCGCTCGCGGCGATCGAGCAGAACAGGGCGAAGGACTCGTCGTTGTCGAGGATCTCCTGGAACAGACTCTTGGCCGAAAGCATCGTGGGCACCTCTCCCGCGCGCGTGGGTGTACCGCGGCTTTCCCGCAGGTTCCGCGAACAACGAGTCAAGTGCGGGGCGGGGGGTGCTGCAACAGGTGTGAGGGACAACTCCGCCGAATGGAGGACGCGGGGGGAGGCGTGCCGGGCCGGGTGAGTGCCGCCGTCCCGTAACCGCAAGGGGCCTTGACCGTTGTTGTGTGTAACGGCCGTGGCGGGGAAGACCCCCGAGCCCCCACCACGGCCGCTGAAACTCCCGGCCGGTTCAGGCGAGCCCGGCGCGCTCCAGGGCCTCCGTCCCGGCCCGCAGGGACGCGAGCCGCTCGTCGAGCGTGAAGCCCGCCGGCGCGAGGGACAGGGTGGTGACCCCGGCGGCGGCGTAGGCCTTCATCCGGTCGGCGATCCGGTCCACGGAACCGAGCAGGGTCGTCTTGTCGATCAGGTCGTGCGGGACGGCGGCCGCGGCGCCCTGCTTGTCACCGGAGAGGTACTTGCTCTGGATCTCGGCGGCTTCCTGCTCGTAGCCCATGCGCCGGGCGAGCTGGTTGTAGAAGTTCTGCTTGGGGCTGCCCATGCCGCCGACGTACAGCGCGGTGTACGGGCGGAAGGTGTCGGCGAGCGTGGCGACGTCCTTGTCCTCGCCGACGGCGAGCGGCAGGGTCGGGCAGACGTCGAACCCGTCGAGGGTCTTGCCGGCCTTCTCGCGCCCGGCCCGCAGGTACGAGATCGTCGTGTCCTCGAGGTGCTCGGCGGAGGGGAAGATCAGCAGGGCGCCGTCGGCGATCTCACCGGTCTGCTCGAGGTTCTTCGGGCCGATCGCGGCGATGTACAGGGGGATGTGCTCGCGCTGCGGGTGCACGGTCAGCTTGATCGGCTTGCCGGGGCCGCCGGGCAGCGGCAGGGTCCAGTGCTGCCCCTCGTAGGACAGCCGCTCGCGGGTCATGGCCTTGCGGACGATCTCGACGTACTCGCGGGTGCGGGCGAGCGGCTTGTCGAACTTGACGCCGTACCAGCCCTCGGAGACCTGCGGGCCGGAGACGCCGAGGCCGAGGCGGAAGCGGCCGCCGGAGAGGGAGTCGAGGGTGGCGGCGGTCATGGCCGTCATCGCGGGCTGGCGGGCCGGGATCTGGAAGATGGCGGAGCCGACGTCGATGCGCTCGGTCTGGGCGGCGACCCAGCTCAGCACGGTGGCGGCGTCGGAGCCATAGGCCTCGGCGGCCCAGCAGACGGAGTATCCGAGCCGGTCGGCCTCCTGGGCGACGGCCAGGTTGTCCGCGTCCATTCCGGCACCCCAGTAGCCGAGGTTGATACCGAGCTGCATGCCGCATCCCCTTACTGATCAGTAACGTGCCTTGTGCGGGCACCTTAGCGCGGGGGCCGGGGCGAGGTACACGGCCACAGCCTCCCGGTCGTGCCGTCCCGCCCCCGTCCCCGTCCCCGGAAATCCGTGGTCCGCAGCCACCCACACCGTAGGTTCTGGCCAGTAATCTCGGCGTTCATGGAGCAGAGGCATCTCGGCCGCACCGGCCTTCGTGTGTCCCGGATCGGACTCGGCACCCTGACCTGGGGGCGGGACACCGACGAGCATGACGCCGCGGACCTCATGAAGACGTTCTGGGAAGCGGGCGGGACCCTCGTCGACACCGCGGACGTGTACGGCGACGGTGGGGCCGAGTACCTGCTCGGCAGGCTCATGGACGGCCTGGTGCCGCGCCGTGACCTGGTCATCTCGACCAAGGCCGGCAGTGTGCCGGACCCGGACCGCCGCTTCGACTGCTCCCGCGGCCATCTGCTCGCGGCGCTGGACGGCTCGCTGGCGCGGCTCGGCACCGACTACGTCGACCTGTGGCATGTGCACGCGTACGACCCGGACACCCCGCTGGAGGAGACCCTCCAGGCCCTCGACCTGGCGGTCTCCAGCGGGCGTGCCCGCTACGCCGCCGTCTCCAACTTCTGCGGCTGGCAGCTGGCCAGGGCCGCGACCTGGCAGCTCGCGGCTCCCGGCACCCGGACCCGGGTGGCCGGTACGCAGCTGGAGTACTCCCTGCTCCAGCGCGGTGTCGAGCGTGAGGTGCTGCCGGCCGCGCTGGAGCTGGGCATAGGCCTGCTGCCGTCCTCGCCGCTCGGGCGCGGGGTGCTGACGGGCAAGTACCGGGGCGACACGATGCCGCCGGACTCACGTGGTGCGTCGGAGCATCTCGCGCCCTTCGTCGCGCCGTACCTCGACGACACGGCGAGCCGCATCGTGGACGCCGTGGCGACCGCGGCCGACGGGCTCGCGGTGACGCCGCTCCACGTCGCCCTGGCGTGGGTGCGCGACCGGCCGGGCGTGACCGCCCCGATCGTCGGCGCGCGCAACGCGCTGCAGCTCACGGCGGCATTGTCAGTGGAGACCCTTAGTCTTCCTGACGAGATCTGCCGGGCGCTCGACGATGTGTCGGCGCCCGTGCACCGCTATCCCGATCACGACTGGAGCACGCTGTGAGCACGGAGCCCGAGACCACGGAGGACACCGAGCCGGGGACGCCGGGCACCGGGCAGGTACCCGACACCGCGGGCGAAGGCACGGGAGCCGGTCGGACCTCCGGGACGGAGGGCGCCGGGGAGGAGCCCGAGGCGGAGGGCACCGGACAGGGGGCCGAGGCGGAGACCGCCGACGCGGACGCGGGGCAGGTGTCCGAAGCCGAGGGTGCTGAAGCGCGTGACGGGCAGGTGTCCGAAGCCGAGGCCGAGTTGCGGGCCCAGCAGGCCGAGCGGGAGCGCATCGAGCAGCGCAAGGCCCAGAAGAAGGCGCCGATCGAGAGCGGCACCAAGCTGAGCGGCACGGCCGCCGACCTGCTCGCGGCCGTTCGGGCCGTCGAGAGCGGTGAGAAGCCGGTGGCCGCGGTGTTCGAGGAGTCCCGGCCGGCCCCCAGGCGCCCCGCCCCCGAGCCGGAGCGGCGGTCGCAGCCGGTGGCGCCCCAGCCCGTCGCGGCGTCGGCGGCTCCCGCGCCGGAGGCAGTTCAGGCCGTGCGGCAGGTGCTCGCCGAGGGCGGCGCCCCGGAGGTGCTCGCACCGCAGGTCGCCGCGGTCCTCGGCGAGGGTGCGGACGAGCGGTTGCGCGCCGACCCCTGGCAGTTGCTGCGGACCCCGGGTGTGCGGCCCGAGCAGGCGGACGGATTCGCGCGTGCCCTGCTCGGCGCCGCGTGCGGACCGGACGACGAGCGGCGCGGCCGGGCCGTCACCGGCTGGCTCCTGGAGCAGGCGGCGCTCGCCGGGCACACCGCCCTGGAGATGCCGGCGCTCCTCGCGGCCCTGGCCCAGCGCGGCGTTCCGGAGCCCGAGAGCGCCGTTCAGGACGCGATCGCGGAGGGAGAGGCCCTGGTCTTCCAGGACGCCCTGGAGGACGAGGCCGGAGCACCGGCCCGGACGGCCGCGGAAGGAGACGAGGAGGACGTGGAGCGTCCGGTCCGTGTCCTGGTCGGCCTCGAGCGGTACGCGCTGGCGGAGGAGAGTCTGGCCGACGGCCTGGGCCGGCTGGTCAACTCGGTGCCCAAGCAGGACGGTTCGGCCGAGGACTGGGAGCGGGCGGCCGCCGCGGCCCGGGGATCGGCGGCGGAGCTGATCCGCGCGGTGGCCGGCCAGGGCCTGGTGCTGCACACCGGCGGGGAGGCCTCCCTGGCCGAGCCCGCGGCACTGCTGAACGCCGCGAGGGCCCTCGGACTGCGAGCCTGGGCGGCCGCTCACGGCCCGATCGGCCGCAGCCGTTTCGCGGCCCTGCTCCGGCGGTCCGGCCAGGCGGCGGACGCCCCCGAGCGGGACGCCGGGACCCCGGCCGCACCGGGCGACTCCCCCGTCACCACCGTCTCCGGTCTGCTCTCCGGCGCCGAAGGCCCCGGCCGGGACGCGGACGGGGCCCTCGATCTCGATCTGCTCGTCGTGCTCGACGCACCGCAGCTGGATGTCGAGACGGCGGCTCTGCTGACGGAGTCGCTGCCGGACGGGGCGCGGCTGGTGCTGGCCGGGGATCCGGCGGTGCTGTGGTCCGTGGGGCCGGGGCGGGTGTTCGCGGATCTGCTCGCGGCGCGGATCTGCCCCCAGGTGGCCTCGCGGCGCCCGGATCCGGGGCCGCTGGGCGAACTGGTCTCGGGTATCGGCATCGGTGAGCTGAACCAGGTCGAGGCCCCCGGCAAGGAGGTCGTGATCGTGCCGGTGCGGGACGCGGGCGAGGCCGTGCACCGGACGGTGCAGCTCGTCGCGGACTCGGTGCCCCGGGCGATCGGTGTACCGGCCGAGGAGACCCAGGTGATCACGCCGGGGCACGGCGGCGCCGTCGGGACGCGTGCGCTCAACGCGGCCCTGAAGGAGCGGCTCAATCCGGGCCCGGGCCGCTTCGGCGGCTTCGACCCCGGTGACCGCATCGTCCACTCCCCCGCCCCGGGGCGTGCGCTGCCGGGCCGGGTGGTGACGGCGGACGCGGAGGGACTGCATCTGTCGTGCGAGGGCGAGACCGTCGTCGTGCCGAAGGAGCGGGTGGAGCAGTCGGTGCGGCACGGGTGGGCGCTGACCGCGCACCAGGCCGTGGGAAGCCGGTGGCCGGCGGTGGTCGTGGTGCTGCCCGGCGATGCGGCGCAAACGCTCAGCAGGCCGTGGGTGTACACGGCGTTCGGGCGGGCCGACCGGCATCTGTCCGTGGTCCACGGGGTGGAGCAGGCTCTGCCCCGGGCGGTGGCCGAGGTCCCGGCGAAGCCGCGGACGACCCGGCTTCCGGTGCTGCTCGCGCCGCAGATCAGCGGCACGTGACGGGGGTGGTGGTCAGGGGCCCGGGCCCCTGACCACCACCCCCGTGGTCGCCGTCGTGCACGCTCAGCGGCGGTCCGCGTCCAGCGGTTCCAGGTCCTCGTCCTCGTCCAGGTCGCCGTCGAGTTCGTCCTCGAGATCGTCGCCGTCCTCGTCGTCTACGTCGTCGACTTCGTCGATCTCGTCGTCGAAGACCGCGCTGACGTCGAAGCGGCAGACCACCTGCTGCGGATCGACCTGCTCGAACGGCGCCTCCAGCCACTCGCCGGGCTCGGCCGGTTCGTCCGCGGCCGTCACCCACAGCGTGGAGTCGCCCTCCACCAGCCCGAACTCCTTG
The Streptomyces tuirus genome window above contains:
- the mshC gene encoding cysteine--1-D-myo-inosityl 2-amino-2-deoxy-alpha-D-glucopyranoside ligase, with product MHAWPASEVPALPGQGRDLRIHDTATGGLVTLDPGPVARIYVCGITPYDATHLGHAATYNAFDLVQRVWLDTKRQVHYVQNVTDVDDPLLERAQRDGVDWVALAEKETALFREDMTALRMLPPRQYIGAVEAIPGIVPLVERLRDAGAAYELEGDVYFSVESDPHFGKVSNLDAAAMRLLSAERGGDPDRPGKKNPLDPMLWMAAREGEPSWDGGSLGRGRPGWHIECVAIALDHLGMGFDIQGGGSDLAFPHHEMGASHAQALTGEFPMAKAYVHAGMVALDGEKMSKSKGNLVFVSKLRHDGVDPAAIRLALLAHHYRSDWEYTEQVLEDAVERLGRWRAAVSRPDGPSAEALVDEIREALANDLDAPAALTAVDRWVELQEQSGGTDIGAPGVVSRAVDALLGVAL
- a CDS encoding SCO1664 family protein, which codes for MSAPERIPPRSVTPPPDAAGLLARGDLTVRGRIREASNAALYCTVSYDGEDAACIYKPVAGERPLWDFPDGTLAQREVAAYEVSEATGWGLVPPTVLREGPYGEGMCQLWVEVTPGAELLALVDGEEPEPGWKAIGFAEVGEGRTALLVHADDERLRRLAVLDAVINNADRKGGHLLPTGDGRLYGIDHGVTFNAENKLRTLLWGWAGAALTEEAVEVLEGLRKGLAEGGPLAVRLEPLITGAEIDATRARVGTLLASGTHPEPSGEWPAIPWPPV
- a CDS encoding DUF3090 domain-containing protein, with translation MSRQVFLYDHPERFVAGTVGLPGRRSFFLQATAGSRVTSVALEKTQVAALAERMDELLDEVVRRSGGSAHVPAVAPSDTDTAPLDTPIEEEFRVGTMALAWDGDEQLMIVEAQALVELDAESEEDLAEAEERLLQDEENGPPMLRVRLTGTQARAFAKRALDVVNAGRPPCPLCSLPLDPEGHVCPRQNGYRRGA
- a CDS encoding histidine phosphatase family protein is translated as MPTLILVRHGRSTANTEGLLAGWTPGVALDERGAAQAAALPGRLAELPLAEIVTSPLQRCQETLRPLLEARPDLSPHTDERIGECHYGDWSGRKLAELKDEPLMEVVQAHPSAAAFPGGESMRAMQSRAAEAVREWNARVERDHGADAVYLMCSHGDIIKSLVADALGLHLDLFQRLSVEPCSITAIRYTRLRPFLVRLGDTGDFRSLAPREEPPGGEAEVGGGAGAP
- the corA gene encoding magnesium/cobalt transporter CorA, which gives rise to MIVDCAIYRDGQRAEGPEDLSDALGEARAEGGFVWIGLHEPTEAEFDHVSREFGLHPLAVEDALKAHQRPKLEVYDDSLFVVLKPVEYEQRSDTVSSGEIMIFLGEGFVVTVRHGEGAPLKAVRDRLEQEPELLGKGPTAVLYAVADATVDHYLDVATELQTDLEGLEAEVFSPDGGGSRNTASRIYDFKRQVLEFRRATGPLAPPMSRLAGTASTGVTVPFVDDRARPFFRDVSDHLTRVNESVENLDRLVSDILSAHLAQMSVRQNDDMRKISAWAAMAAIPTMLAGIYGMNFEHMPELRWVWSYPALIALMAVLEIMVFRMFKRRGWL
- a CDS encoding ferritin-like domain-containing protein, producing the protein MLSAKSLFQEILDNDESFALFCSIAASGESQGGWENARIAALVPEAERDLAPKISRHGADEDKHGRIFNALMKKRGLDPVPVPPETDYTMLLEKNGIGLAHEQLNRDERLTVQNIVTYLSHSRVTEQRASEQMDLLRRHFADHPDIGRAVKQISNDEDNHLAYCHEELLRFAYAGHGRVIQRTLRECALAEIRIYRDVSLAVMAHMGRVLGWSRAKSAVLAAGIHAVYAYERLGGWRRMVSLTTPERRNALGGPASPEPEFA
- a CDS encoding LLM class F420-dependent oxidoreductase, whose amino-acid sequence is MQLGINLGYWGAGMDADNLAVAQEADRLGYSVCWAAEAYGSDAATVLSWVAAQTERIDVGSAIFQIPARQPAMTAMTAATLDSLSGGRFRLGLGVSGPQVSEGWYGVKFDKPLARTREYVEIVRKAMTRERLSYEGQHWTLPLPGGPGKPIKLTVHPQREHIPLYIAAIGPKNLEQTGEIADGALLIFPSAEHLEDTTISYLRAGREKAGKTLDGFDVCPTLPLAVGEDKDVATLADTFRPYTALYVGGMGSPKQNFYNQLARRMGYEQEAAEIQSKYLSGDKQGAAAAVPHDLIDKTTLLGSVDRIADRMKAYAAAGVTTLSLAPAGFTLDERLASLRAGTEALERAGLA
- a CDS encoding aldo/keto reductase, giving the protein MEQRHLGRTGLRVSRIGLGTLTWGRDTDEHDAADLMKTFWEAGGTLVDTADVYGDGGAEYLLGRLMDGLVPRRDLVISTKAGSVPDPDRRFDCSRGHLLAALDGSLARLGTDYVDLWHVHAYDPDTPLEETLQALDLAVSSGRARYAAVSNFCGWQLARAATWQLAAPGTRTRVAGTQLEYSLLQRGVEREVLPAALELGIGLLPSSPLGRGVLTGKYRGDTMPPDSRGASEHLAPFVAPYLDDTASRIVDAVATAADGLAVTPLHVALAWVRDRPGVTAPIVGARNALQLTAALSVETLSLPDEICRALDDVSAPVHRYPDHDWSTL
- a CDS encoding helix-hairpin-helix domain-containing protein, which gives rise to MSTEPETTEDTEPGTPGTGQVPDTAGEGTGAGRTSGTEGAGEEPEAEGTGQGAEAETADADAGQVSEAEGAEARDGQVSEAEAELRAQQAERERIEQRKAQKKAPIESGTKLSGTAADLLAAVRAVESGEKPVAAVFEESRPAPRRPAPEPERRSQPVAPQPVAASAAPAPEAVQAVRQVLAEGGAPEVLAPQVAAVLGEGADERLRADPWQLLRTPGVRPEQADGFARALLGAACGPDDERRGRAVTGWLLEQAALAGHTALEMPALLAALAQRGVPEPESAVQDAIAEGEALVFQDALEDEAGAPARTAAEGDEEDVERPVRVLVGLERYALAEESLADGLGRLVNSVPKQDGSAEDWERAAAAARGSAAELIRAVAGQGLVLHTGGEASLAEPAALLNAARALGLRAWAAAHGPIGRSRFAALLRRSGQAADAPERDAGTPAAPGDSPVTTVSGLLSGAEGPGRDADGALDLDLLVVLDAPQLDVETAALLTESLPDGARLVLAGDPAVLWSVGPGRVFADLLAARICPQVASRRPDPGPLGELVSGIGIGELNQVEAPGKEVVIVPVRDAGEAVHRTVQLVADSVPRAIGVPAEETQVITPGHGGAVGTRALNAALKERLNPGPGRFGGFDPGDRIVHSPAPGRALPGRVVTADAEGLHLSCEGETVVVPKERVEQSVRHGWALTAHQAVGSRWPAVVVVLPGDAAQTLSRPWVYTAFGRADRHLSVVHGVEQALPRAVAEVPAKPRTTRLPVLLAPQISGT